Sequence from the Candidatus Binatia bacterium genome:
CCATGGTCCCGTTCCTCAGCGCGACGGACGAGGAGGAGGCGCGCCGCCGTTCCGGGGGGCCGCGCCGTCCACCGACGCGACCGTCAGGCCCCGCCGCGCGAGCGCGATGGCGAAGGCGTCCGCGAGCGTGGACTTGGTGGCCACCCCCTGCAGCTCCACGCCCAGGTGCACGATCGTCTGCGCGATCTGGGGGCGGATGCCGCTGATGATGCACTCGGCGCCCATCAGCCGCGCCGCCGCGATCGTCTTCAACAGGTGCTGCGCCACCAGCGTGTCCACCGTGGGCACGCCGGTGATGTCGATGATCGCGTAGGAGGAGCCGGTCTCCACGATCTTCTGGAGCAGGTTCTCCATGACGGTCTGCGCCCGGGTCGAATCGAGGGTGCCGATGACGGGCAGGGCGAGGACCCCCTCCCACAGCTCGACCACGGGGGTCGAGAGCTCGACCATCTCCGATTCCTGCCTCCGGATGAGCTCCTCGCGACTCTTCATGTAGAGCTCGGTCGTGTAGAGCCCCAGCTGGTCCAGGATCAGGGACGCCGTCCAGAGCTGCTCGGCGAGCTGGTCCGAGTCGCGCCCCAGCTCGTGGCGGAGCCGGGCGAACAGCGGCTGCTTCAGGGAGAAGACGAAGACGGCGGTATCCGTCG
This genomic interval carries:
- a CDS encoding STAS domain-containing protein; the encoded protein is MSTATSVGRIPEIVQRYERELLADWIQLQISALGYQRDRAREDELTDQSRRFLSHFASSLQGGASTDIRTPAWGETREFLTDLSRSRAIQGYSPTDTAVFVFSLKQPLFARLRHELGRDSDQLAEQLWTASLILDQLGLYTTELYMKSREELIRRQESEMVELSTPVVELWEGVLALPVIGTLDSTRAQTVMENLLQKIVETGSSYAIIDITGVPTVDTLVAQHLLKTIAAARLMGAECIISGIRPQIAQTIVHLGVELQGVATKSTLADAFAIALARRGLTVASVDGAAPRNGGAPPPRPSR